The genomic segment gactgccgtcaagttgactacGACTCAGTGACTGTATCGGGcagggtataactgccccacagggtttccaaggctattatCTTTATGGGCGCAGACTGTcaaatctttctcccgcagagccgctgatggatttgaaccgctgacctttcagttagcaacccaagcacttaaccactgcgccaccagagctcctcacgTATCAATATTAGAACAtgtgaaataaaaatacaggcaGAATTGATTTTCCCGCAATGTGCCCGAAGTTAAGCAATTCAACAGTTCAAAAAACAAACCACTACATGTTTTCACTACCACAGGGTACTAGCCCTAATTAACTAGAGCAGCTGCACTGAGGAGATAATTCaagaagtctcaccaccctggGCCCTATCACCATTACTGCAAGCCTAGAATCAAATTACTCAGAAAACGTAAGTTCTGTGGCTTGGTTCAAACTAGGAAAATCAGTTTCATTCAGCAACTACTAGAGATACAACAGTGAACAAGATGCCTGCTCTCAGGAACTCACGTTTCACTGTAGAACTGCACCATCAGTTTTTAGTCTACTAGTTATGAGGTGGCTGCTGAGAGACTACATCCCACTCCTGCTTCAACCAGAGCTCTTACGTCCTAGAGAGTCTGTGTAAGGCTGTACTTGAAAAATGCGTTGTTACATTTAAAGATTTGAAACCTGTTAAGACACTGCCAACTTAAATTTCAGACAATTGTCCTTGTTAACTACAAATGGCAGTGATAGTAGGAATGCTAACAATGAAAAACTCAAATAGGACAGCCACCCCTGCAAGCTTCATCAGGATTATAAAAACTGAGTACAAAACATTATCTCTCTACAAGATACACCAACATGAATCTGACGTcataaaaagaaccagagagtgACTCTGAATGGCAGCCTTCATAACTTACCAAACTGGTAAATACTTGGATGCTATGGAGTAGCGAAGAAGacttaaaacacttactgatgaagatcaaagactacagcctttactatggattacacctcaacgtaaaacaaaaatcctcacaactggaccaataagcaacaagataaacggagaaaagattgaagtagtcaaagATTTAgctttacttggctccacaaacaatgtccatggaagcagcagtcaagaatgacatattgcattaggcaaatctgcgcaaaagacctctttaaagtgttaaaaagcaaagatgtcactttgagggccaaggtgtgcctgacccaagccatgaatattttcaatcacttcatgtgcatgcaaaactggacaataaataagaaagaccaaagaagaattgatgcctctgaattatggtgttggcaaagaatactgaatataccatggactgccagaagaacaaacaaatctgtcctgaaagaagtacagctagaatcctccttagaagcaaggatggttagacttcatcttacacactttagacatgttatcagtagggaccagtccctggaggacatcatgcttggtagagggtcagcaaaaaggtggaagaccctcaacaagatggactgacacagtggctgcaacaacgtgttcaaacacaccaacaattgtgaggatggcgcagaactgggcagcgtcTTGTTCTTTGTAGTacgagtcactatgagtcggaactgaacagactcaaaggcatctaacaacaactttgAGTACGTGATCTAAATTTTGAGACTtttagatgatgcccagctaccaccacaaactgctctgacagggatcacaatagagggcagGGAGAAAATtctagagcaaaattctaacacacaaaaacaaccagacttactggtctggcagactggagaaacccctagagtatggcccccagatgccctgATAGCTCAGTtatgaaaccactcctgaagttcaccctttagccaaagattagacaggcccatacaaCAAGATGAGATTAagtgggcacaccaacccaggggcaaggatgagaacgCAGGAGGGACagcaaagctggtaatggggaacccaaggtcgaaaaggggagagtgctgacatgttgtggggttgttaaccgtgtcacaaaacaatgtaactattaactgtttaatgagaaactagtttgccctataaaccttcatctaaagtattaaagagttaaaaaaaaaaaattgtgaggcTTTTTCAAATGAGTTCCTTTATCTTACACAGATTAGGTGGAAACTAGAAATCCACTCAATTTATTAAAACTCTTCCCAGCAAATTAAGATAAAATAGGCATCCTTCAAATGGCTGAGATATCACCATTATCTGCTGTGGCCATTCTATGGGACATGGTGCCACCTTGTGGCCACTCAAACCACCTATTGCTAATAAGGTACAAGTCCAGCAAGTTACCTTGGGGTAAAAAGCAGAATATTACATTCTGTCTGGAGACTGGGGTTCTCTAGCGTTTTCAAATGTTCTCGAAGAACATGACATTCCAgttacttttataattttattgacTTTCTTCCTCTCATATCTTTGAAACAAAAACATTGTAGAAACCAGCATTTTATCCCAAAGTCTCAACTTGGTTGATCACCTCAGAGGCCGTGAGTATAACATCTCTTATTCCTGTGAACAACCACTGTAAAGACTCAAATTACATAGCAGGTTCAAGCTTCTGCCCACCCCCAGACACACAGCCAATAAGCCAACCCTTACTGCCAACTTCAGGGACTCCTGCTCTCTGCCTGTTATTTCTCAGTAGCTCTTCACATTTGTGAAGATTTGGTCTTCCTGATGGCTGTTGTTCAGGTGGGATCCACACTGAACTAGGGAGAGCAGCAGTCTGGTTCCACTATCACCTCCCATCTGGCACTAGTTGGCCAGCAAGGAAATAACTCACCTAGTCTTTTGTCTCTACCATTcatctccctttcctttctcaaaaaccactgggccaccagggctccttcatcacTTTCATATAACAATGGATCCACTCACTGTCCATTAAACTGCCCGAGAAGTGGTTTGAGCCTGAGATACTTTCCTgagcaaacaaagaacaaagcaCCTCAGTGGCCGTCCTGCTCCATGATCAAgtcaaaaaaggaaaagcaatgcTGAGAATCACAATGGGAAAGCAATGCTGAGAAAGACAGTGGGGGAGAAGCAATGGAATTTCTCCGCACCCTGACGGAGGTTGCTCTAATTCTAGCTTTTGAGGGTACGAGGCAAATATTCCGGGCTAAGGAGGTATAATGGGGGAAAATACGTGTTTTATTTCCCCTTTTTGAACTTCCCTGCTGCCCCAGCCTTTGCCTTCCCTGCTGCCCCAGCCTTTGCCTTCCCTGCTGCCCCAGCCTTTGCCTTCCCTGCTACCCCAGTCTTTGCCTTCTTCTTAGCGGATCCCTTGGGTTCTGGCTCCTTGCGCTTGGCTGAAGAGAGACAGCCCGTCACCTTGAAGAAATCATCCAGGCGGCCCTGGGTGCTGCCCTGGCGGCTCTTGCACAGCCGCCTGACCCCATTGCGGATTCGGTCCTCAGAGAACTGCTTTTCACCACACATGAACTTGACCAGCTCTTCTTCGTTTGGCTCACTCCACTTCAGCTCCACAGCCTCTGGGTCCAGCACTTCGGGCTCCAGAAAGAGCTGCTGGGCCTCTTTGTGGAGCCAGTTTTCTGGCACAGAGTACTTGTTGGGGTCAAGCCGCCGCACAATCTCCTCGATGCTCTTATGTTTCTGGATGAGGTCTACAGCCCGCTTGGGCCCAATGCCCCGGATGCTCTCACAGTAGTCGCTGCCCAGGAGGATGCACAGATCCACAAACTGCTCCTGATTCAGGCCCAGCTCCTGCAGAATTCGGCTCAGGTGGAATTCCTGGATGGGCAGCTTCTTGGCCTCACTGGCAGTCAGGTGCCGCATGAGCACAGGGCTGCCAAAGGTCAGGCAGTCCATGTCCTCAGTGGCCGCAGCATAGACTTTGCCAGCCTTCACCAGGGCAGCACAGCTGGCCTCCGCCTCACTGGGTGCATCAAGGTACGGAATGCCCATGAGGCCCAGCAGTTGCTTGCACTCATCGTTGTGCTGCTTGGTGACCTTCACCAGCCGCTTGGTGTACTTTTCCACCTCCTCCTCTGCCCCAGTAGCCTcagcctgctgcagctgcttctcGGCCTCAGCCCGTCGCTCACTGCGTTTGGCCAGCTCACCCGACTTGAGCTGTGGTGGCTTGCCATCAAAGACATACACAGGCTTGATGCCATTCTCCATCATGCGGATGGTACGGTAGAACATGCCCATCAGGTGGCTGGTGGTCTCGCCCTCCTCGTTCTGCAGCACATCACCACCCTGGCGAACAGCAATCAGGAACTGATAAATGCTCATGGAGGCATCGATGGCCACCTTGCGGCCAAAGTAGCTCTTGATGTCATTCTCGCGGATGGCGCCGGGGGCCACATCAGCAATCAGTTTGGCCAGGCCTTGAATTCCCATGGCAACACAGAGGAGGCAGCTAAAAAAAAGTGATTAAGAGAAGGAGGAACTTTAATGACATAAAAGGAGCAAGGGTTATAATTGGTGCTATTGCACCAAATTCAGTCAGCACTGCCGACGCTGAAAAGATGAACAAGACATAGTTCCCACTCTCGAGAAACTTATGGTCTCGCAGGAAcattcattcaatgaatattAACTAAGGCGAACTGAGTATCAGCAACTGAACTGAGTGCAAAGAGGAATAACACGATGTTGACGTCCTTGAGGGGCTTCAGGTTTTTTGGATAAAGCAGTGGCATAATCTAGCATGAAATGAGGGCTACAACATATGTCTGCATCAAGGACCATGTAAGTCCAGCGGAGTGCTGGGCTTAGCTTGAGTTGTTCAGGGATCATAATGGCAGAACTGTGCCCAGGAGGACAGGCAAATGTCAGCTAAATGAAGAAGGCGAAATGAGATAGGTACAGAAGCAACCATAATACACAGCCAGATGTATAAAGTAATCAAATAAACAACTAACAATGAGTATCTACCTTCCTGCCAATCACTGAAAATGTTTACTCCTTCTTTGTGTCTTTACACCAGTTGTTAAACACCCCCAACTCAATCCTCTAGCTTACCTCCTCTTAGCAGCCCTGCAGAGttggcaacaacaacatatctgaaTGAGGGTAATGTGGCTCTCCCACCCTGCTCCCTTCAGGAGCCCCTCAGCACTGAAGAGCTGCTACTTTTATTAGGACGTTGCTAAGAGTTTTCAGTCTTCTCCCTTCGAATTTTCTCTCCATCACTAGATCTGAAATGTGAAGTCAACGGCTTGTACCCCACCCCAGGTCCTAATCTAGGGGTCTGGCGTACTGTGTCACTCAGCCTACCACTGCACTTCTGTGGTTCAGGCCCCTTATCAAATCTTTCCTCAGCCTTAAACTTCGGCCAGGCCCAAACCACCTTCACAGGTTTTGCCATACGTGATTAAATCCTGTACTTTCATTAACTTAAAAGTTTCCTTCAAGGGACATTTTTTTGTTTAACTAAGTTGAAAAAGAGAACTCATCTTAAAAGCAGTAATATCTGTTATATCAGTTATATTTTCATATGTGTTAAGTGTATAActatcaaaaaattttttttggtgccAGTTAAAGTCATCTTGCACCACTGGTGGTATGCTTCCAACATTCTAAGAAATGTTGTACTAAGGCTCttaatttttctcattcttcCTTCACAGGGTTCTTTCTAAAGCGTAAGTAACCTGTTACATTCCTCCTCCTAATTAAGCCCAAACACCTCAGCACCTTCCATGCTCTGGTTCCCAAGCTACCTTTACAGTCTTGAAACCCAGTAGAAAGGTTtacatccaaaacctaacccattgctgctgagtcaattccaactcatagcgacccaacaggatagagcagaattgccccactgggtttccaaggagtgcctggtggattcaaactgccaaccttttggttagcagctgaactcttaaccactacgccaccagggtttccaaggctgaagtaGGCTTGCCCTTTCTCACTCTTGTTCAGCTGTGCTCTCCCACCATCCTCTTACCCATCCCTCCTTCAAGATCCAACTCCCTTTAGTTCCCCTgtgaataaaacaaaccaaacctgttgctgtcgagtccattccaactcagggtgaccccatgtgttacagagtagaactgctctatagggttttcttggcagtaatatttatggaagcagactgccaggcctttcttccgcagcaTCACTGGATggtttcaaatggccaacctttagtTGTCTAGCACAAATTCTCTGTGCCACCAAGGAACCCTTGCCCTGTGAATAGCAGTGGCAAAAGCTCTGGCCTTGACCCTAGGCTCCAGCATTTACTATCTgtgcgatcagctgctaactaaaaggtcagcagttggaatccaccagcggctacttggaaaccctacggggcagttctaccctggcctatagggtcgctatgaatcggaatctacttgacagccatgggttttgGGGGCGACATTACTAAGATATGTAAATTCAGTCTTCTCATCTATAAGAGTGACAAGCACACCTGTCATGCAGGATTACTGCAACGGTTAACTGAGATAATAACCGTAAAAGTCCCGTTACACATTATAAGCTCTGTAAATGTTTCCCATCCAAAATCCATTCAGACCTTCGGTTGAGGCCTCAGGTTGGCTGCCTCGCTGGAATGTACACTAACCCGTGGCTGTCGAGTCCAATCCGACTCAGAGcggccctacagggcagagcagaactgccccactgggtttcctaggctgtaatctttacgggagcagactgccacatccttctcccacggagcggccggtgggttggaaccgccgacctttcggttggcgGCCGACCGCtgaaccactgcgcaaccagggctcctagaacgTGCACTAAAAGGGTGTTATTCTCCCACAGCATCCCACAGAAGTAGGCAGGAAAAGGGCCCACAGAAGTGAACACGAGCGAAGTTTAAAAAAGTTTCTCACCCAGGACCTTAGTAAAAACACGTAGCGACCCCACAAGGTGGAAGTTATTACCCTCTTCCCACAGGTGAAAAAGGAAGGGTTCTGAGGTTACCCGAACCGTTCAAATCTCAAGGCGGGAAAGTGGCGGGACTGCCTGAATGCGAAGCCCGCGCGCTCTCGCCTCCGCCCGGAAGACCCGGCCCCACAGAAGCGTTGCAAAGCGGACCCCGCCGCTATCATGAGTGTTTCCCGTAGGGTCTCACCTGGGGTTTGGGGTGTAAGGCCTCGGCAACTAGCACTTCGTCGGGTATCGACCGAGGACGTCGCCCAGAACAATCCTAAACCCACAATCTCCTCAGCTCGGCCGCTAATAGCCTCACGCACCTCGGTCTTCCAAAGCCCGCGCTCTCGTTCACGTGACCTATACGCCGCGCACAGCCTCCTGGGGATTGTAGTCCAGGCCCCGGCTCCCTCAGCCAGCTTCTCTCATGGCAAACGATCCCGCCGTTATGAACAAACGTTATCGGCGACTCTGAACTGCTTTTCTCCACTGCTTCCCTCAAGTCCACACCAGACCCCCGTGACTCCGGCTTCCACTACCGCCCAAACTGCAGGACTACAAGACCCACAATGCCACTTGCATTGAGGCACTTCCTCTTCCTGTTGGACAGGACGCTACCTACTGTCGACGTGTGTTTCCGGTGGCAAAGCGGCGGCGTTCCCTGTCCTGCAAGATGGTGAGAGGGTTGAGGGGACCATTTTAGGACCCGCCCAGTACCTCTTTTCTCTCCTGGAGACTTTAAGTCCCGAGAGCTACGGGGCGGGAAGCTTCTGAAACCTCCGGCTTAGACTGAGGGGTGGGAAAGGGAAGCCCCTGCTGTGGACTCTTAGGTTGAGGTTTTGATCGCATTGGGCTCCTGAACGCACGATTTGTAAGGGTGGGAGAGCGTAGGGTGCACCCTTAATACCTTGGCGCTTTTGCCCAAGCTGTTATTTCTATCTGGAAAGTTCTTCCCCCTGCCGAACTCGTACTTATACTGTTAAGCCTCCGGCACATGTCTTCTTAGTGAAGCATTTCCAACTCTCAGGCACTTGGCTGCTCTTTCCCGGGAGCTCCCACAGCTCTGCGCAGACCTCTTACCACGTTTCATGGACTTCTTTGTTATCTGCCACGCCTGCCAGTGACCTCCATCTGACGTGTATCTCGTTCTGGAATGatgtttattcatctttgtactcCCAGTGCCAAACACGGAGCCTGCAATGAGAGGCTCGGTAAATGGCAGCGATTGTTTTTATCATTTTCAGGGGGgcataaatgtttactgaattgAATTGCAGTGTGTCGTAGAACAATGGGGTCGGTTTACTTCTCTCGAGTTGTGTTCTGCGTGCTAGAAGCACTGGCTGACGGGTGACAATGGAATTTAACATGTGTGCAGAACTTTATGGTTACAGCTCTCTTTCACAGGCATTATCTCCCCATAACCTTAGGAAGGAAACAAAACACTGAGCCACTACTCTGTGCCAGCCACGGAGCTAGATGCTTTGCCATACATCATCTTTCTTAAGTCATACACCAACCCTGCAAAATAGATATTATTACAACCACTTACGGAGGCCATTgactctagagaaggacatcacgcttggtaaattagagggtcatcgaaaaagataaagaccctcaacgagatggattggtggctgcaacagttgggctcaagcataacgacgattgtgaggatggcacaggaccaagcagtgtttcattttgtcgtatacagggtctctatgagtcagaattgactcgatggcagtgggtatgagtctttggcacctaacaacaacacttacaGAGACTCACGTTAATCGATAGAACCAGAATTTTAACTGATGTCTTTTGCCTGTGGATCCTGAGATACCATAATAGTGTAGTGGGAAAAATACCGAATTAGAAGTGGAGAGCCGGGTACCAGTGCAATTTCTGTGACTTAAGCAGGGATCTTAGCTTGGTGTCTTTAGACTTGTATCCTCTAAAACTTTAGGCAAAAACTTTTCTTCTATGTGCTTTTCCCAGGCAGAGAGTCCATAACTTTCATCACGTTTTCATAGGGGTCAATGTCCTCAGGAAATTTTTAGGACCATTGATTTATAGCTAATCACCTTCTGTGTCTCAGCTGCCCTTcctgtcattgaaaagacaaagtgCCATATCTTAGCTGAGGATACAATTGTAATTGTTGATATTATTGTCATTCATAAATTGAATCACTTGATGTTGGTCCTGAAAGATCTCcacatttcccaagctgaaatgGATCTCTAGCAGTCACAGCAGCCCAAGGCTCTTGCTAATCCTCCAGTCCTCCCAGGGTGAAGTCATGGGATTGAGGGCTGTGATCTCATGTCCTCCCTAGGAGCTCGAGGCCATGAGCAGGTATACCAGCCCAGTGAACCCAGCTGTCTTCCCGCATCTCACCGTGGTGCTGTTGGCCATTGGCATGTTTTTCACTGCCTGGTTCTTCGTGTATCCTTTCACTGAGCGGCCAGTGGGCCAGAGTTAGTGATGTGGGAAGCTGAGGGAGAAACCACCCTGCCAGTTTTGCACATTGGGTTGGGGCTGGGGAAAGGTAAAGAGGTCAGGGGAAGGCTGTTGATGCCCAAGATCAGGTTGTGACCTTATATTCCAAGTTCAAGTGAGCTCAGTTCACTCTTTAGATTTCTAGGACAGTGAGCAGAGGGCTTGGGTGAAGTGGAGGCTGGGGGTAGGGGATTTGAAGTTGGAAAGGTGGTGAAAAGGTACACTCAGATGTCAGGAGGTCCGAGAGCTAGTTCCAGCTCTACCACTCATTAGCTGTGTGGCCTGGGGTTAAGTATCCTAACCCCTGGGCCTTATTTTCTTCATGGGCGGTAGAGGGGTGGGATGGACCACCATAGTCCAGGGCATTTCTTGGGATGCTCTGCCTGGCTCCACTGAGCTGGACAAGCCTCCCAGAAAGTGCTCAGCCAGCGTTACACTGGCCAGGCTCCCTGCATCCTGCAGTCCATCCCTTTGCATCTCCTTAATAGCCCAATCCAGTTACGAGGTAACCTCCACCAAGTACACGCGGGATATCTACAAAGAGCTCCTCATCTCCTTGGTGGCCTCACTCTTCATGGGCTTTGGGGTCCTCTTCCTGCTGCTCTGGGTTGGCATCTACGTGTGACTCCCAAAGGTAAGATCCATGTTGGGGTTGTATGGTTGAGCCTCCAAGGCACAGCCTAGAAAAGCCTTTCCACACTCACCTCAATAGAGTCCTCATGCTCTTAACCTGGGGTTAACAGAGACAGACTCTGCAGGGACACTAGGCACATGTGCCTCTTTCCCTATCCCTAATGggtgtccctggatggtacacatgattaagcacttgactactagccaaaaggttggtggtttgaacccaggggcacctgagaagacaggcctggcaatctgcttccaaaaggtcacagccgtgaaaaccctatggagcagttctactctagaacacatggggtcactgttagTCGCCAGCAACCTggcagcaactagcaacaatggGGATTTGAGCCAAGTGTGGTCAGTTTGTCAGTTCTGGAGATGTGCTCTGTGGAGATGTGGGCACAGGCTTCCCATGGTGATGTAGCGACTTGAAGAGGGTGCCTGGAAGGGAACCAGGATCTGGGACTTTAAACTTGCTGCGGATAACCACAGAAGATCACCAAGAATGGGCTGTGGGCAGTCAGCTTCAAAGGAGTGTGTCTGTCAGCCCTTGGTGTGCCCCAGGAGCGTAGAGGTTCATTGAGAAAAGTAAGTGGTCACTGGTCTCACTCTGATACTCCTCTCTTCTTTCAGGTACCAACCAGGCGGCTTCACAGAATCCCTGCTTCTgtaaattggtttttttttttttttttttattgttgctggAGCTGTCCCACCTGCTGCTCACAATAAAGGCACACGTGTGACAGTCCTGTCTGGTGTCctgtgggggtggggtgctgcCAGGACCGACATGACTTCCCCAATCCCACCCCTTCCCATTTCTCATCAGCCCTTCCGAAAGCTCCAAGGGGTCAGGAGAGTGTGAGAAGGGTATCTGTGCCATTGGCCTGTGAATAGGAAGAGTCCAGGCCTGCCCTCTCTGTCATTTCTAGAGCAAACTCCTCTAGGGACCAGTACCCATTAACTCTGCCCTGGGCCGGTCCCCTCCTCTACATGTAGCCACCCTCCTCTGGGCTGGGGCACCCTCGTAAGACTCCCCTTGTCCTCTAAGAAGGCTTTACCCAAAGGTGGCTACTCTTAAGCCAGGTAGAGCAGCAGCAGGTCTGTGTGAAGGGAGAGGGGTGGCCAGTGGAGTGATTGCTAAGGCCTGTCCCCAACCCTACTCTGAAGCCAAAAAGGATAATGGGTTACAGAGCATCCCTAGCAGAACCCCCAAGATACAGACATCTTGGAAAGAATCTTGAGTTCCACTTGGCCCCAGCTCCCACCATAACGGTCTCAAGAGATGAGGAGGCAAGCTCAGATACAAAGCagtatttatacatttatttatatatgtatatttactcCAGAAACAaccagggacaggaagcaagCAGGCCTGGGGCTGCTTCCCTCGCTGCCCCCCTCAGAACTGGTACAAGGTAAATACGAGTCCAAGCTCAGGGAGAGGAACTGGGAGTTAACTGGGGGAGGGGTGCTCTATGCACATGCACGCTTTTACTGGGGCGAGAGTGTGGGCAGGGGGATTTGTGCACCGCGAGGCCCTATGTACAGCTTGAAGCTTGacagaagggaagggaggaatgGGCTGGGGACCCCAGGTGGGGGATGAAGCCGAGACCAACCCCCACTCCTCAGCGCCAGCCTGGCGGCCCTGTGTCTTCCTGAAGCCCTTTTACCTTGGGCACAAGGCAACTTTGGTCCAAGGTCGACCCCCTCAAGCAGCTTGGAGTCCCAACCCCTGCACTGAGGACTCCTTTCCCAGGCCTGGAAACAGCCAGCTGCTAAGCAGATTGGGGCAATGCTGTGTCCAGATGGGCTCCAGGGGGCGGTAGAGGGTCACATCCCAGTTACGGACTGGGGGCTGCAGGCCCAGAATATCCACCCTGCAGTGAGGAAGTCCCAGAATCCTGTTACAAGGGGTGGACTCCCAGGGTTGAGGCACTAGGGAGGGCTCCCCCTGTGGGAGGAGGGAGAATAGTCCTAAGTAAGGCTAGGCTCCCTACCACACACATCCTATGTCAGACCTGGGGTGGAGA from the Loxodonta africana isolate mLoxAfr1 chromosome 7, mLoxAfr1.hap2, whole genome shotgun sequence genome contains:
- the FEN1 gene encoding flap endonuclease 1: MGIQGLAKLIADVAPGAIRENDIKSYFGRKVAIDASMSIYQFLIAVRQGGDVLQNEEGETTSHLMGMFYRTIRMMENGIKPVYVFDGKPPQLKSGELAKRSERRAEAEKQLQQAEATGAEEEVEKYTKRLVKVTKQHNDECKQLLGLMGIPYLDAPSEAEASCAALVKAGKVYAAATEDMDCLTFGSPVLMRHLTASEAKKLPIQEFHLSRILQELGLNQEQFVDLCILLGSDYCESIRGIGPKRAVDLIQKHKSIEEIVRRLDPNKYSVPENWLHKEAQQLFLEPEVLDPEAVELKWSEPNEEELVKFMCGEKQFSEDRIRNGVRRLCKSRQGSTQGRLDDFFKVTGCLSSAKRKEPEPKGSAKKKAKTGVAGKAKAGAAGKAKAGAAGKAKAGAAGKFKKGK
- the TMEM258 gene encoding transmembrane protein 258 isoform X2, translated to MELEAMSRYTSPVNPAVFPHLTVVLLAIGMFFTAWFFVYEVTSTKYTRDIYKELLISLVASLFMGFGVLFLLLWVGIYV
- the TMEM258 gene encoding transmembrane protein 258 isoform X1, yielding MRGSELEAMSRYTSPVNPAVFPHLTVVLLAIGMFFTAWFFVYEVTSTKYTRDIYKELLISLVASLFMGFGVLFLLLWVGIYV